A window of Mucilaginibacter sp. PAMC 26640 contains these coding sequences:
- a CDS encoding gliding motility protein GldC, with the protein MKTAEIKLTVQLDDNNIPEKILWESTDSKNNEALPVQAFMLSLWDQGYKNTLKIDLWTKDMPVDEMKRFFYETLQTMGDTFLRATGETNIVEDLRDYCAHFADKMDIKK; encoded by the coding sequence ATGAAGACCGCTGAAATAAAGCTTACCGTACAACTCGACGATAATAACATCCCTGAAAAAATTCTTTGGGAATCTACCGATTCTAAAAATAATGAAGCACTTCCCGTGCAGGCATTTATGCTTTCTTTGTGGGATCAGGGCTATAAAAATACACTTAAGATAGATCTGTGGACCAAAGACATGCCTGTTGATGAAATGAAGCGTTTTTTTTACGAAACCTTACAAACCATGGGCGACACTTTTTTACGCGCTACCGGCGAAACAAATATTGTGGAGGACTTGCGTGATTACTGCGCCCACTTCGCCGATAAAATGGATATAAAAAAATAG
- a CDS encoding DEAD/DEAH box helicase produces MGISFEEFKFNRQILNAVADAGYTEATPIQEKAIPPILNGQDVMGIAQTGTGKTAAYVLPILMKLKYAQGDNPRALIISPTRELAMQIEENIKAFAVNTDLRVVVVYGGLGPKTQIENINKGVDIIVATPGRFLDIYIAGHIVTKTITTLVLDEADKMMDMGFMPQINRILEIVPVKRQNLLFSATMSDKIQELSHNFLEFPTVIEVTPQATTAETVDQQLYHVPNNKTKINLLKTLLDKEGDIKKLMVFCKTRVAAEDVYKFLLRKYGEDGVKVLHANKGQSTRINSINSFKNDLVKILVATDVASRGIDVSDVSHVINFDVPVVIEDYVHRIGRTGRAYNSGVAITFAVPSEEYYVNKIQKLIRQTIPVHEIPTGVFIEETPYEERQEQAKEIDLQKRKEDPDFKGAFHEKKSLAQIKKFEANKAKKNPNHPSNKKPVKHGGPKRSGRKR; encoded by the coding sequence ATGGGCATATCCTTTGAAGAATTTAAATTTAACCGGCAGATCCTGAATGCTGTTGCCGATGCCGGTTATACCGAAGCTACGCCGATACAGGAAAAAGCAATCCCCCCGATATTGAACGGGCAGGATGTGATGGGTATAGCACAAACAGGTACGGGTAAAACCGCGGCTTACGTGCTGCCGATATTAATGAAGCTTAAATACGCACAGGGCGATAATCCCCGGGCGCTTATTATATCGCCAACCCGCGAACTGGCGATGCAGATAGAAGAGAACATCAAAGCGTTTGCCGTAAATACCGATCTGCGTGTTGTAGTGGTGTACGGGGGGCTTGGCCCAAAAACGCAGATAGAGAACATCAATAAAGGGGTGGATATTATCGTAGCTACGCCCGGCAGGTTCCTTGATATTTATATTGCCGGCCACATTGTTACCAAAACCATCACCACATTGGTATTGGATGAGGCCGACAAAATGATGGATATGGGTTTTATGCCGCAGATCAACCGAATTTTGGAAATTGTACCGGTTAAGCGTCAGAATTTACTTTTTTCTGCAACCATGTCTGATAAGATTCAGGAGCTGTCTCATAATTTCCTGGAGTTCCCTACTGTTATTGAAGTTACACCACAGGCTACCACTGCCGAAACGGTGGATCAGCAACTGTACCATGTTCCCAATAACAAAACCAAAATCAACTTGCTTAAAACACTTTTGGATAAAGAAGGTGATATTAAAAAGCTGATGGTTTTTTGTAAAACCCGCGTAGCTGCAGAGGATGTTTACAAGTTTCTGCTGCGCAAATACGGCGAAGACGGCGTAAAAGTGCTGCACGCCAATAAGGGGCAGAGCACCCGTATAAACTCTATCAATTCTTTTAAAAACGATTTGGTGAAGATACTGGTTGCAACTGATGTGGCATCGCGTGGGATTGATGTGAGCGATGTAAGTCACGTGATCAATTTTGATGTGCCCGTAGTGATTGAGGATTACGTACACCGCATTGGCCGCACAGGGCGCGCGTATAACTCCGGCGTAGCCATTACATTTGCCGTGCCTTCTGAAGAATATTACGTCAACAAGATCCAGAAGCTGATCAGGCAAACTATCCCGGTTCACGAAATTCCTACGGGCGTGTTTATTGAAGAAACACCTTACGAGGAACGTCAGGAGCAGGCCAAAGAGATCGACTTGCAAAAACGTAAGGAAGACCCTGATTTTAAAGGAGCATTCCACGAGAAAAAGTCTTTGGCGCAGATCAAAAAATTTGAAGCTAACAAAGCAAAAAAGAACCCGAATCATCCATCTAACAAGAAACCCGTAAAACATGGCGGACCAAAACGATCAGGCCGGAAGCGTTGA
- a CDS encoding dihydroorotase (Catalyzes the reversible hydrolysis of the amide bond within dihydroorotate. This metabolic intermediate is required for the biosynthesis of pyrimidine nucleotides), producing the protein MASILIKSATIVNEGKQSVSDLLIKDGYITRIDSTIDLKADREINAEGLYLFPGFIDDQVHFREPGLTHKGNIHSESRAAVAGGITSFMEMPNTVPNTLTQALLADKYEIAARNSLANYSFYMGASNDNLDEVMRTDIKNVCGIKVFMGSSTGNMLVDNPTTLEHLFANSPMLIATHCEDEATIKGNLEHFKQLLGDNIPPRLHPKIRNAEACYLSSSMAVELAKKHNTRLHILHISTERETHLFSNDIPLENKRITAEACIHHLWFTDADYEQKGNLIKWNPAIKTQNDRDGILAALLDGRIDVVATDHAPHILAEKAQPYLQAPSGGPLVQHALVTLLELYHHGKITLEQIAEKMAHNVAKCFQVEKRGFIREGYFADLVLVDLNKPWQVSKTNILYNCGWSPFEDQSFKSSVTHTFVSGNLAYEQGKLIEGVNGQRMSFVR; encoded by the coding sequence ATGGCTTCTATTCTCATCAAATCCGCAACTATTGTAAACGAAGGTAAGCAGTCCGTATCCGACCTGTTGATTAAAGACGGGTATATTACGCGTATCGACAGCACCATTGATTTAAAAGCCGATAGAGAGATCAACGCGGAAGGTTTGTACCTGTTTCCGGGCTTTATTGATGACCAGGTGCATTTTCGGGAGCCGGGTTTAACGCATAAGGGCAACATCCACTCAGAATCCCGTGCGGCAGTGGCCGGAGGGATCACCTCATTTATGGAGATGCCAAACACCGTGCCCAACACATTAACGCAAGCATTACTTGCAGATAAATATGAGATAGCCGCCCGTAACTCCCTCGCCAACTACTCATTTTACATGGGTGCCAGTAATGATAATCTGGATGAGGTTATGCGTACCGACATTAAAAACGTATGCGGCATTAAAGTTTTCATGGGCTCTTCAACCGGGAATATGCTGGTTGATAACCCTACTACACTGGAGCATTTATTTGCCAACTCCCCTATGCTGATTGCTACCCATTGTGAAGATGAGGCAACCATCAAGGGCAACCTGGAGCATTTTAAACAATTACTGGGCGATAATATTCCACCAAGACTGCACCCCAAGATCAGGAACGCAGAGGCTTGCTACCTTTCATCCAGCATGGCGGTGGAACTTGCCAAAAAACACAATACCCGTTTGCATATCCTGCACATCTCTACCGAACGGGAAACACATCTGTTCAGCAATGATATCCCGCTGGAAAATAAGCGAATAACGGCAGAAGCCTGCATTCACCATTTATGGTTTACCGATGCAGACTACGAACAGAAAGGCAACCTGATCAAATGGAACCCTGCTATTAAAACCCAAAACGACCGTGATGGTATTTTAGCCGCTTTACTGGATGGACGGATAGATGTAGTAGCCACTGACCACGCCCCGCACATCCTGGCGGAAAAGGCGCAACCCTACCTGCAAGCTCCGAGTGGCGGCCCATTAGTACAGCATGCCCTGGTAACCCTGCTGGAACTTTACCACCATGGCAAAATCACCCTTGAACAGATCGCCGAAAAAATGGCGCATAATGTAGCTAAATGCTTCCAGGTAGAAAAACGCGGCTTTATCCGCGAAGGCTACTTTGCCGACCTGGTGCTGGTGGATTTGAATAAACCATGGCAGGTAAGCAAAACAAATATTTTGTATAACTGCGGCTGGTCGCCATTTGAAGATCAGTCATTTAAATCAAGTGTCACGCATACCTTTGTTTCTGGTAACCTGGCTTATGAACAGGGAAAGTTAATTGAAGGGGTGAACGGGCAACGGATGAGCTTTGTGAGATAA
- a CDS encoding peptidylglycine monooxygenase: MERKEFIKHTTVMAAGLIITKDLFAKDKGPVYGHGNMRYRMDKDWSKADSQKNPVNDCHEMVQDSKGRILLLTNETKNNVMIYNTSGKLLGTWGHDFPGAHGLTLFNENGTEVLFITDTVKNQVYKTTLDGRLLMTIDVPMDTGVYKEAKEFVPTETAIDTNGDIFIADGYGAQFITHYDKNGKLKGVFGGKGEGDEHLDNAHGIVIDRRNAVPTLLITDRTRNCFKRFSMDGKLQEIIKLPGACVCRPVIKGDHLYAAVLRSPDLGKANSGFTTILDKGNKVVSNIGGTEPVYTNGVLQPMAQAEQIFLNPHDVCVDKDDNLYVAQWASGKVFPYKFTRV, from the coding sequence ATGGAACGTAAAGAATTTATAAAACACACAACAGTTATGGCTGCAGGGCTTATTATAACTAAAGATCTATTTGCAAAGGATAAAGGGCCGGTGTATGGCCATGGGAACATGCGTTACCGGATGGATAAGGACTGGAGCAAGGCAGATTCACAAAAGAACCCGGTGAATGATTGCCACGAAATGGTGCAGGATTCTAAAGGCCGGATTTTACTGCTAACCAATGAAACGAAGAATAATGTAATGATCTACAATACCTCCGGTAAGCTGCTTGGCACCTGGGGGCACGATTTCCCGGGGGCACACGGGCTTACACTTTTTAACGAAAATGGTACCGAGGTGCTTTTTATAACCGATACTGTAAAAAACCAGGTCTATAAAACAACACTTGATGGCCGCCTGCTGATGACCATTGACGTGCCAATGGACACCGGGGTATATAAAGAAGCCAAAGAGTTTGTACCAACTGAAACTGCCATAGATACCAATGGTGATATTTTTATAGCTGATGGTTATGGCGCACAGTTTATAACGCATTATGATAAGAACGGCAAGCTAAAAGGCGTATTTGGTGGTAAAGGGGAAGGTGACGAACATTTGGATAATGCGCATGGCATTGTAATAGACAGGCGGAACGCTGTGCCTACATTGCTAATTACAGACCGTACCCGTAATTGCTTTAAGCGATTCAGTATGGATGGCAAATTACAGGAGATCATCAAACTCCCTGGCGCATGTGTTTGCCGCCCGGTTATCAAAGGCGATCATCTGTACGCAGCCGTGCTTCGTTCCCCTGATCTTGGTAAGGCAAACTCCGGTTTTACTACGATATTGGATAAAGGCAATAAGGTGGTATCAAATATAGGCGGTACCGAGCCGGTTTATACCAACGGTGTATTACAGCCAATGGCGCAGGCCGAGCAAATCTTTTTGAATCCGCATGATGTATGCGTTGATAAAGACGACAATCTATATGTGGCGCAGTGGGCTTCGGGCAAGGTTTTTCCTTATAAATTTACGCGCGTTTAA
- a CDS encoding DNA-binding protein — protein sequence MNRIDRISAILIQLQSRRVVKASDIADRFEISLRTVYRDIRSLEEAGIPIIGEAGVGYSLVEGYRLPPVMFTREEATAFLTAEKFVENMTDVSTAAQHKSAMYKVRAILKTAEKDLLESMDNNIAVFKSPARQRLNNNDHLQAILAAVANKKVLCIDYTAGYTQADTRREVEPVGIFYLDSYWHLIAWCRMRADYRDFRIDRIKTLTETVQSFDDKQHPTLKAFIRQTAQDKKLETIVMRVANDIIPFISEQRYYNGFVSEKVEEDMTEMTFLSNSTEGFVRWFMMFGDHAEIITPQVVRDRVKYIAQQIVGKN from the coding sequence ATGAACCGCATCGACCGTATCTCCGCTATTTTGATCCAGCTGCAATCTCGCCGGGTGGTAAAAGCCAGTGATATTGCCGACCGGTTTGAGATCAGCCTGCGCACAGTATACCGGGATATAAGATCGCTGGAGGAAGCAGGTATCCCGATCATAGGCGAAGCCGGAGTAGGATATTCCCTGGTGGAAGGCTACCGTTTGCCCCCCGTAATGTTTACCAGGGAAGAAGCTACAGCATTCCTTACGGCAGAAAAGTTTGTGGAGAACATGACAGATGTTTCTACAGCTGCACAACATAAATCGGCCATGTACAAAGTAAGGGCAATTTTAAAAACCGCCGAGAAGGACCTGCTGGAAAGTATGGACAACAACATCGCTGTATTTAAAAGCCCGGCCCGCCAAAGGCTAAATAATAACGATCATTTACAAGCCATCCTTGCGGCGGTTGCCAATAAAAAGGTGCTTTGTATTGATTATACAGCCGGGTACACGCAGGCAGATACCAGGCGCGAGGTAGAGCCAGTGGGCATCTTTTACCTGGATAGCTATTGGCATTTGATTGCATGGTGCCGGATGCGAGCCGACTACCGCGACTTTCGCATCGACCGGATTAAGACGCTCACCGAAACAGTGCAAAGCTTTGATGATAAGCAGCATCCTACCTTGAAGGCATTTATCAGGCAAACTGCACAGGATAAGAAACTCGAAACTATAGTGATGCGCGTGGCTAATGATATCATTCCTTTTATCAGCGAGCAGCGTTATTATAACGGTTTTGTTTCAGAAAAGGTAGAAGAAGACATGACTGAAATGACCTTTTTGAGCAACTCCACTGAAGGCTTTGTCCGTTGGTTTATGATGTTTGGAGACCACGCCGAGATCATCACTCCACAAGTGGTGCGCGACAGGGTAAAGTATATTGCCCAGCAGATTGTTGGGAAAAATTAG
- a CDS encoding glycosylasparaginase yields the protein MFNRRKFIKLSAATTSLAAISKYSIAKPITVPAAGSLPIVISTWDFGIAANKEAWKTLSAGGRALDAVEAGVKIPEADMKNHTVGRAGYPDRDGHVTLDACIMDEFGNCGSVAAMEDIAHPISVARLVMEKTPHVMLVGDGASQFAVEQGFKREKLLTAESERDWKKWLKTAKYSPLMNIENQQHRLGGKYNHDTIGMLAIDAKGNISGACTTSGMAFKLHGRVGDSPIIGAGLYVDNEVGGATSTGVGEEVIRNVGSFLVVELMRQGRSPEEACREAVERIIRKKPETAKSIQVGFLAINKKGEYGAYAIQEGFSFAVCNADKQDLLIPGKSAFKDAKKG from the coding sequence ATGTTTAACCGTCGGAAATTCATCAAACTTTCTGCTGCAACCACCTCGTTAGCAGCTATATCTAAATACTCAATCGCAAAGCCAATAACGGTTCCGGCTGCTGGCAGTCTACCTATCGTTATTTCCACCTGGGATTTTGGTATCGCAGCGAACAAAGAAGCCTGGAAAACACTGTCGGCTGGCGGTCGGGCATTAGATGCCGTTGAGGCCGGTGTGAAGATCCCAGAAGCGGATATGAAAAACCACACCGTTGGCCGGGCAGGTTACCCCGACCGTGACGGGCACGTTACTTTGGATGCTTGTATTATGGATGAATTTGGTAATTGCGGATCAGTAGCGGCAATGGAAGATATTGCCCACCCTATCTCTGTAGCGCGTTTGGTGATGGAAAAAACACCGCATGTGATGCTGGTGGGCGACGGCGCAAGCCAGTTTGCTGTTGAGCAAGGTTTTAAACGTGAAAAATTACTGACAGCAGAATCTGAACGCGATTGGAAGAAATGGCTGAAAACAGCCAAATATTCTCCTCTAATGAACATAGAAAATCAGCAGCATCGTTTGGGCGGTAAATATAATCATGATACCATCGGTATGCTGGCCATTGATGCTAAAGGCAATATTAGTGGTGCGTGTACTACTAGTGGTATGGCGTTTAAGCTACATGGCCGCGTTGGCGATAGTCCCATAATCGGGGCCGGTCTTTATGTAGATAATGAAGTGGGCGGTGCCACTTCTACCGGTGTAGGCGAAGAAGTGATCCGTAACGTTGGCAGCTTCCTGGTTGTTGAACTGATGCGCCAGGGGCGTTCTCCTGAAGAAGCATGCAGGGAAGCTGTAGAGCGCATCATTAGAAAGAAACCCGAAACCGCAAAGAGTATCCAGGTTGGGTTTTTAGCTATCAATAAAAAAGGCGAATATGGCGCTTATGCCATTCAGGAAGGTTTCTCTTTCGCGGTGTGTAATGCCGATAAGCAAGATTTATTGATACCGGGTAAAAGCGCATTCAAGGATGCGAAAAAGGGTTAA
- a CDS encoding copper homeostasis protein CutC: MVNLEVCANSVTSALAAQEGGAVRVELCENLAEGGTTPSYGQLLLTRKLLHIQVNVLIRPRSGDFLYTDLEFEVIKADISNCIEAGCDGIVIGILNTDGTIDKPRCTELVRMAKQFGLSVTFHRAFDMCADLFQSLEDVIELGCDRILTSGGKSTAMEGVNIIRHLVEQAAGRISIMPGSGINDHNVADLVNYTGVTEVHSSARIQVPGKMEYKNDHILLSNGFTDEFGVDVTSVELVKRVVEAANSTS, from the coding sequence ATGGTAAATTTAGAAGTTTGCGCAAATTCTGTAACATCTGCTTTGGCCGCGCAGGAAGGCGGAGCGGTTCGGGTAGAACTCTGTGAAAATTTAGCAGAGGGTGGTACTACCCCATCTTATGGTCAACTGTTACTTACCCGCAAATTGCTGCACATCCAGGTGAATGTACTTATTCGCCCAAGGAGCGGCGATTTCCTTTATACTGATCTGGAGTTTGAAGTAATTAAAGCCGACATAAGTAACTGTATAGAAGCGGGTTGCGATGGTATCGTTATAGGCATACTTAATACTGACGGCACCATTGATAAACCACGCTGTACTGAACTTGTGCGTATGGCCAAACAATTTGGACTAAGCGTTACCTTTCACAGGGCCTTCGATATGTGTGCGGATCTGTTTCAATCGCTGGAAGACGTAATTGAACTGGGCTGCGACCGCATTCTGACCTCAGGTGGCAAAAGCACTGCCATGGAAGGTGTTAACATTATCAGGCACCTGGTAGAACAAGCCGCCGGACGAATATCCATTATGCCTGGCAGTGGCATTAATGACCATAACGTGGCTGACCTGGTAAATTATACCGGTGTAACCGAAGTGCATTCTTCAGCACGCATCCAGGTGCCCGGCAAAATGGAATACAAAAACGACCATATTTTATTAAGCAACGGATTTACCGATGAGTTTGGCGTTGACGTGACTAGTGTAGAGTTGGTTAAGCGTGTGGTTGAAGCGGCTAATAGCACTTCTTAG
- a CDS encoding heat-shock protein Hsp70, giving the protein MAKVSINLATGSIQKEDIIVGIDLGTTNSLVAFIDPDKNPKVINDTGKGVLVPSVVHFGASGDIKVGNEAREFLTTDPQNTIFSVKRLLGRSYADVKNYQNFFSYKIIDDDSESLVKIKVGEKFFTPIELSGMILKELKERAEHALKTPVNRAVITVPAYFNDSQRQATRDAGKLAGLDVLRIVNEPTAASLAYGIGLNPDDTKTVAVYDLGGGTFDVSILQIQNGIFEVLSTNGDTFLGGDDFDRAIADYWIEKNNIDKAQLAENRELTQQLRLKAEEAKKAFAHQSIFNEQIGNIHCTIDRNTFEALILPKVQQTITACQNALKDAKLSVTEIDEVIMVGGSTRTALVKKMVADFFGRPVHDNVNPDEVVALGAAIQADVLAGNRSDILLLDVTPLSLGIETMGGLMDTIIPRNSKIPTKAGRQYTTSKDGQVNMKIAVYQGERDLIKENRKLAEFELKGIPAMPAGFPKVDINFILNADGILKIQAIELRSGVKQEVEVKPAYGINDDLVEKMLMDSITNAKDDVAARMLIEAKTEGEQMVYTVERFIEKNGQLLTADEVTATEQYVTNLKVSLGTEDKDQIHAKIDELNDFTRPFAERVMDVAIGAAMKGKSVD; this is encoded by the coding sequence ATGGCTAAAGTTTCTATCAACCTGGCAACAGGCTCTATACAAAAAGAAGATATTATTGTAGGCATCGACTTAGGTACCACCAACTCTCTTGTTGCTTTTATCGATCCGGACAAAAACCCTAAAGTGATTAACGATACCGGTAAAGGCGTTTTGGTGCCATCAGTTGTGCATTTTGGTGCGAGCGGTGATATTAAGGTTGGGAACGAAGCCAGGGAATTTTTAACAACCGACCCACAGAATACAATTTTTTCGGTTAAGCGCCTGTTGGGCAGATCATATGCTGATGTAAAAAATTATCAGAATTTCTTCTCTTACAAGATCATCGATGATGACAGTGAAAGCCTGGTAAAGATAAAGGTTGGCGAAAAGTTCTTTACCCCTATCGAACTATCGGGGATGATATTAAAGGAATTGAAAGAACGTGCGGAGCACGCGCTGAAAACGCCGGTTAACCGAGCAGTGATCACCGTTCCGGCCTACTTTAATGATTCGCAGCGCCAGGCCACGCGGGATGCGGGTAAACTGGCCGGATTGGATGTTTTGCGTATCGTTAACGAGCCTACTGCTGCAAGTTTGGCTTACGGCATCGGTTTAAATCCTGACGACACCAAAACGGTAGCGGTTTATGATCTTGGTGGAGGAACATTTGACGTGTCAATCCTGCAGATCCAAAATGGGATCTTCGAAGTATTATCAACAAACGGCGATACCTTCTTAGGCGGTGACGATTTTGACCGTGCCATAGCTGATTACTGGATAGAAAAAAACAATATTGATAAAGCGCAGCTGGCCGAAAACCGCGAGCTAACGCAACAACTTCGCTTAAAAGCAGAAGAGGCAAAAAAGGCATTTGCACACCAAAGCATTTTTAATGAACAGATAGGTAATATCCATTGCACTATCGATCGCAATACTTTTGAAGCGCTGATATTGCCGAAAGTACAGCAAACTATAACTGCCTGCCAAAACGCATTAAAAGATGCTAAACTGAGCGTTACCGAAATCGATGAAGTGATTATGGTGGGTGGCAGTACCCGCACAGCATTGGTTAAAAAGATGGTGGCTGATTTTTTTGGCAGACCAGTGCACGATAATGTAAACCCGGATGAAGTGGTGGCTCTTGGAGCCGCTATTCAGGCAGATGTTTTAGCTGGTAACCGCAGCGATATTTTACTGCTGGACGTTACCCCGCTATCCTTAGGCATTGAAACCATGGGCGGGCTAATGGACACTATCATTCCCCGTAATTCGAAGATCCCAACCAAAGCCGGCAGGCAATATACTACCAGTAAAGACGGGCAGGTAAATATGAAAATAGCTGTTTACCAAGGTGAGCGCGACCTGATTAAAGAAAACCGTAAGCTGGCCGAATTTGAATTAAAGGGTATCCCTGCCATGCCTGCAGGTTTCCCCAAAGTGGATATTAATTTTATCCTTAATGCAGATGGCATCCTGAAAATTCAGGCGATTGAGCTGCGCAGCGGTGTAAAACAGGAAGTAGAAGTAAAACCGGCTTATGGTATAAATGACGACCTGGTAGAAAAAATGCTGATGGACAGCATTACTAACGCTAAAGACGATGTTGCTGCCCGCATGCTGATTGAAGCCAAAACGGAAGGTGAACAAATGGTTTATACTGTAGAACGCTTTATTGAAAAGAACGGCCAGTTGTTAACCGCTGACGAAGTAACCGCAACAGAACAATACGTTACAAACTTAAAGGTATCCCTGGGCACCGAAGATAAAGACCAGATCCACGCTAAGATTGATGAGTTGAATGACTTTACCCGCCCCTTTGCAGAGCGGGTGATGGATGTGGCGATCGGTGCGGCGATGAAGGGTAAAAGCGTAGACTAA
- a CDS encoding riboflavin synthase subunit alpha, which yields MFTGIIETLGKITELKPEQGNLHITVESAITNELKIDQSVAHNGVCLTVVGLTENTHTVTAIEETLNKTSLGYLKVGEPVNLERCMQMNARLDGHIVQGHVDQTATCTKFTELDGSWEYTFAYNEATGNVTVEKGSICVNGISLTVVNSGPNYFSVAIIPYTYEHTNLHNVRQGSVVNLEFDIIGKYVARLMHR from the coding sequence ATGTTTACAGGAATTATAGAAACTTTAGGAAAGATCACGGAGTTAAAACCCGAGCAAGGCAATCTGCATATTACCGTAGAATCGGCTATCACCAATGAATTGAAGATAGACCAGTCTGTGGCGCATAATGGCGTTTGCCTTACCGTGGTGGGTCTTACCGAAAATACACACACGGTGACCGCCATTGAAGAGACCCTGAACAAAACCAGCCTTGGCTACTTGAAGGTGGGTGAGCCGGTAAACCTGGAGCGATGTATGCAAATGAATGCACGATTGGATGGCCACATTGTTCAAGGCCATGTAGACCAAACCGCCACTTGCACCAAATTTACCGAGCTGGATGGCAGCTGGGAATATACGTTTGCCTATAACGAAGCCACTGGCAATGTAACGGTAGAAAAAGGCTCTATCTGTGTTAATGGTATTAGTTTAACGGTGGTGAACTCCGGCCCTAACTATTTTTCGGTAGCCATTATTCCTTATACCTATGAACATACCAACCTGCACAACGTGCGCCAAGGCAGCGTAGTGAATTTAGAATTCGATATCATCGGCAAATATGTTGCGCGGCTGATGCATCGGTAG